GGATGGAAGATAGaagaaaagtagatacaaatAACAAACCAGACAACAGCTAATACAATGAGACGTGGAAAAGTAAGGATTCTTATATGGCaaagtaatagttgtagtaactGGTAAGAAACCAAGTTAAAGGGGAAGCTTTAAAGCAGAATGTCGGTGCGagatttttgataaattttataggtaGCACAGAGTAACTTAAGGAGACACTAAGGATATATGGAGGACAGGGGTAGCAATAACGAAAAACaacacaaacgaaaacaaacgGCAAGTGGTAATAAGTAGTAAAACGTCACTAAGGCTAGGGGAAACgggtaacaataatgataatcaaaaATTCAACAGTAGAATAATCTGTGCAAAAAAAGCAAACCGAAACGTAGGACAGGGAGTACTGAGGTAGAACACAGCACGGAGGTCCGAAGCGTAAGTGAAGCGTTCGTATAAAAAACGTTGAAGTAATGGGACCAGGACTCAAAAGAGTACATGCTATTGGCTAAAAGCCAACCAATAGGAGGAGCAAAACTGTTCAATTGAACGTGAAACAGGTGAGTCATGCGCGGGNNNNNNNNNNNNNNNNNNNNNNNNNNNNNNNNNNNNNNNNNNNNNNNNNNNNNNNNNNNNNNNNNNNNNNNNNNNNNNNNNNNNNNNNNNNNNNNNNNNNNggggggggggggggtaggtaATTGTGGGAGCAATTGGTGAGAAGTATGGTAATTTGTGATAATCACTGGCAGTGAGTACGTTCTGGTGTAAAATGGCACCTAATACGTAACCGCCAACAGTGAGTTTCTTTGGGGGTGAGGGTCAGTGTCGATTGTAAAGGGCAGGAGACAGAAATTATGTGATTTGTAATAATCACTGATAAGGAGTATGCCTCGGTTTCACCTAACGCTAGGGTGAAATTAAGGTGGGGAAGGAAGGAGCCCCGAGTCTACTTCAGTAAGTAGTGTGAAGGGGGGGGGGAGTGTGGTTCGCACAATGTCACCAATGCAGCGCGGTGCTAATTGATGGGTGGAAGAATAAAAAGTGTGAAAACTAGTGCGTTGAAAGCCTTCCCGAAAACTTGATTAAAGCAAATTTGAagttgatgaaagaaaactcttaGGGCATTCCACCAGAGGGTGGTATGGCGGGTCTTATATTGTGTGATTGCTAACGTCGTTAACAAGCGTTGCCTTTTGACAAGATCAGTGAATGTATCCGACCGTCTTCAAGACAAGCATATTTGACTGTTGCAGAAGCAACTGCGGTTGTTTTTTTAGTAAACAGCATATTATGGCGAACCAATATGGGCAACGCCGGGTGCACCTACTAGGGATTGAGCTGGATCAGCTCTCTTTTTTTGTCTAGTCGTGTAGCCTAAATGTTATTCCTCCTGCCGTTTACCCGATATTTTTTCGAAATCAATTTATACTTAAAACCTTCCCCAAACACATATGCAATGTGCGTCTGAAGTTTCAGAGAAATCGGTCGAGAGCCGTTTTGGCGCAAAACAAGGACATACcgatacacacagatagacaaagaCATTTTCAGCTTTAATATGTAAGCTATatcataaaatagaaaagaaaggaaaaaaaaaaagaaatacatggtGAATCAATTCCCTCAAGTGATTTCCTGTCACCAATTTCgtatatagtaaaatattttgtcatatttatagacttgtaaaaaagaaaagatcattCACGGTATTTAAACATGAGCTACTAATACTTTCATGTTCTGGAAACAATAATTCGGCTGATTTATATATCATACACTGTGTCTTCAAGCAATCCTTCAGGCTCAAAGGATTGCTTACAGACACCAGAACTACATGGGTTGGGTTTCCTCAGAATGATACTATTAGTAACTCGTAATTAATATATTGGGTATAtctgtttcgaattttggcacagagccagcaagttcgggagaaaaggtaagtcgattacatctactccagtgctcagcttgtatttattttatcgaccccgcaaggatgaaaggcgaagaacctcagcggaatttgaactcaggatgtaaagacggacgaaatgtcgctaagcattttgcccgtcatgCAAGCAATTCTGCTTGTTCGCTGCCTTAGATGCTGCGTATATTAAattatgtgaaggcacatgacctagtggttaggcagctagatcgtggattcgattctcagaccaggcgacgtgttgtgttcttgaacaaaacacttcatttaatgtTGCTCCAGTAACCCTTGAGATAAGGGGTAGAATGTTGACCTTCTAGCCTAGCCAGCGGGATGATATCATTCGagagctaaaacgatgcaaattACATTGTGACCAGCTATGTGTAACAACGTCTCATAGTCTGGAATGTTACGTGATCACGTGATTAAATGgtatttatctttcactggatGAAGTTCTTTTTAGTTGATTCTACTAATAACGGAACAGCGACGCAATACCAAGAATTGAAACCGTATTTAAATGTTTACTTTACACTAATATTTCTAGTAAAATTATTGCTTCATGTACTTTTTAATTAATGGGTTAAATCCAACAGAATCCATTTCTCCGTGATTTTACTGAAGAATCTCAATTATTAGAATATCGAAGACcattagaaatgaataaaaaacccAATTCGCTGCTCAAAGCAGTAACGAAGCCGTGTTAGGAATTCTGAATCAAGTCCATCAATAATGCCAGAAAATAGGAGAGCTGGAAGAGCTTGGGCGATCGGCTGCGTCCGCTTTGCGTTCTGGACTTTGTCCCTTACGTTGATGTTCAATGGTCTTTTTACTATAATCTTTGGTACCTCAATCGAAGTTGACTACGGCGGTATATTTAGCGAATTCGGAGCTCACTTTCATCTTTACGCTCTGTTCTTCGTGTGCTTAGGAGTAACACTTCTGTTTCTCGGCGCATACAGTTTTCACTGCCTACGGAGTGATAATTACTTCGGCCTAACGATTTTTGGATTTTTTGTAATTACCATTTCCGCTATTCAGATTGTGATGGGATTCACTGGTCACATTGTGACAGGATACAGCAGAGAAGCAATTCTGAATCATATGAAAGTTTCGCAAAACAATTATACTACAAATTACGTTGACGAAAGTGCGTGGGATTCGGTTCAATATAATCTACAGTGCTGTGGAATCTATGCTCCCGAAGAGTGGTTCAAAGTATTTGGTAAACGTATTCTTCCGAACAGTTGTTGTGATTTCCGATTTGCTCATTGTGGAGTAGTTGCAATGCGTCACAACAATTATTTCACTAAAGGTTGTTTGAGCAG
The genomic region above belongs to Octopus bimaculoides isolate UCB-OBI-ISO-001 chromosome 2, ASM119413v2, whole genome shotgun sequence and contains:
- the LOC106871156 gene encoding tetraspanin-9; translation: MPENRRAGRAWAIGCVRFAFWTLSLTLMFNGLFTIIFGTSIEVDYGGIFSEFGAHFHLYALFFVCLGVTLLFLGAYSFHCLRSDNYFGLTIFGFFVITISAIQIVMGFTGHIVTGYSREAILNHMKVSQNNYTTNYVDESAWDSVQYNLQCCGIYAPEEWFKVFGKRILPNSCCDFRFAHCGVVAMRHNNYFTKGCLSSYTEFTEHLQTGLSMYVILIGIFNLLIAVTPTHLVRRVYQEE